Proteins found in one Amycolatopsis aidingensis genomic segment:
- a CDS encoding dioxygenase family protein: MTDQDLPPQPEEQDGTKPFGRKQFLQMAAATASLPVLAATTGAAAGTPNDAASAAPAEQQRPKSLEPTPACDDGDDPTPPQTEGPYFKRNSPERASLLEPGMNGTVLTISGQVFAARSCRPIGQALLDFWQCDTRGIYDNWGYRLRGHQFTNANGEFQLTTIWPGLYTGRTRHIHVKVQAPYQRVLTSQLYFPGEPGNWRDPIFDPRLVMDVSNGPGGTRVAAFDFVLNVPY, translated from the coding sequence GTGACTGACCAGGATCTTCCGCCACAACCGGAGGAACAGGACGGCACGAAACCATTCGGTCGTAAACAATTCCTGCAAATGGCCGCCGCCACCGCCTCCCTGCCCGTACTGGCCGCGACCACCGGGGCGGCGGCCGGCACTCCGAACGACGCAGCGAGCGCCGCGCCCGCCGAGCAGCAGCGCCCGAAGTCCCTCGAACCCACCCCTGCCTGCGACGACGGTGACGACCCCACGCCACCGCAAACCGAGGGACCGTATTTCAAGCGCAACTCGCCGGAGCGGGCCTCGCTGCTGGAACCGGGAATGAATGGCACGGTACTGACCATCAGCGGGCAGGTCTTCGCAGCCAGGTCCTGCCGCCCGATCGGCCAGGCCCTGCTGGATTTCTGGCAGTGCGACACCCGCGGTATCTACGACAACTGGGGTTACCGGTTGCGCGGGCACCAATTCACCAACGCCAATGGCGAGTTCCAGCTCACCACCATCTGGCCAGGGCTTTACACCGGCCGTACCCGGCATATCCACGTCAAGGTCCAGGCCCCGTACCAGCGGGTACTCACCTCGCAGTTGTACTTCCCCGGTGAGCCAGGCAACTGGCGTGACCCGATCTTCGACCCGCGGCTGGTGATGGACGTCAGCAACGGACCGGGCGGTACCCGGGTGGCGGCGTTCGACTTCGTGCTCAACGTGCCCTACTGA
- a CDS encoding 3-oxoacyl-ACP reductase, translating to MTLSDYSQRFAGKVAVITGGGSGIGLATARRLAGEGARVVIADLDAEAGKAAAEEVGGEFVPTDVTEETQVESLFQTTVEKFGSVDVAFNNAGISPPEDDSILTTGVEAWNKVQQVNLTSVYLCCKYAIPHMQRQGKGSIVNTASFVAVMGAATSQISYTASKGGVLSMSRELGVQFAREGIRVNALCPGPVNTPLLKELFAKDPERAERRLVHVPMGRFAEAEEIAAAVAFLASDDASFITASQFLVDGGISGAYVTPL from the coding sequence ATGACGCTTTCCGATTATTCCCAGCGGTTCGCTGGCAAGGTCGCCGTGATCACCGGCGGCGGCAGTGGCATCGGCCTCGCCACGGCCCGCAGGCTCGCCGGCGAGGGCGCCAGGGTGGTCATCGCCGATCTGGACGCCGAGGCGGGCAAGGCCGCGGCGGAGGAGGTGGGCGGCGAGTTCGTTCCCACCGACGTCACCGAGGAGACGCAGGTCGAGTCGCTGTTCCAGACCACCGTCGAGAAGTTCGGCTCGGTGGACGTCGCGTTCAACAACGCCGGGATATCCCCGCCCGAGGACGACTCGATCCTGACCACCGGTGTCGAGGCGTGGAACAAGGTGCAGCAGGTGAACCTGACCTCGGTGTACCTGTGCTGCAAGTACGCGATCCCGCATATGCAGCGGCAGGGCAAGGGTTCGATCGTGAATACCGCGTCATTTGTCGCGGTAATGGGCGCGGCGACCTCGCAGATTTCCTACACTGCCTCCAAGGGCGGGGTGCTCTCGATGAGCCGCGAACTCGGCGTGCAGTTCGCCCGCGAGGGCATCCGGGTGAATGCCCTGTGCCCCGGACCGGTGAACACACCCTTGCTCAAGGAGCTGTTTGCGAAGGATCCGGAGCGGGCCGAGCGCAGGCTCGTGCACGTGCCGATGGGCCGGTTCGCGGAGGCGGAGGAGATCGCCGCCGCGGTCGCTTTCCTCGCCAGCGACGACGCTTCCTTCATTACCGCATCGCAGTTCCTGGTGGATGGCGGTATCTCCGGCGCGTACGTCACCCCGTTGTAA
- a CDS encoding DUF222 domain-containing protein, whose translation MTRTFGTDTSRMSEEELLTALGELEQQRRALYARELAVLAELDGRDTASQQGYRDLPTLTREILRVNPSDARQRVAHARAVVRRYGPDGIPLEPDLPEVGAAAAEGAIGPEHIETIRATVARFPQPVSLPDREHAEALLTKAAREYEPHTITTLGREILARLDQDGTPPTEDELARPERSLDWRQTRGGRLRDTFDLDAETAAVLTGLIEPRAKPASTKEEPDRRSKFQRQGDAFADVLRVVAGCPEEGPTEAGEPFTVMVTITLDDLKHGTGYGLLHGQESYSAAQSGGWPATPTSCPPSWAAKAKSSTSDNAPAPYPWPSAEP comes from the coding sequence GTGACCAGGACTTTCGGCACCGACACCTCCCGCATGAGCGAGGAGGAACTCCTGACCGCGCTGGGCGAACTCGAACAGCAGCGGCGAGCTCTGTACGCCCGGGAGCTGGCGGTCCTGGCCGAACTCGACGGCCGCGACACAGCCAGCCAGCAGGGCTACCGCGACCTCCCGACGTTGACCCGGGAGATCCTGCGGGTCAACCCGTCTGACGCCCGCCAACGGGTGGCCCACGCCCGGGCGGTGGTGCGGCGCTACGGCCCCGATGGGATACCCCTGGAACCCGACCTGCCCGAGGTCGGCGCCGCCGCGGCCGAAGGAGCGATCGGGCCGGAACACATCGAGACCATCCGCGCCACCGTGGCCCGGTTCCCGCAACCCGTCAGCCTGCCCGACCGGGAACACGCCGAAGCGCTGCTGACCAAGGCCGCGCGGGAGTACGAACCCCACACCATCACCACCCTGGGCCGGGAAATCCTGGCCCGCCTGGACCAAGACGGCACCCCACCCACCGAAGACGAACTCGCCCGACCGGAACGCTCCCTGGACTGGCGACAAACCCGCGGCGGACGACTCCGCGACACCTTCGACCTCGACGCCGAAACCGCCGCGGTACTGACCGGGCTGATCGAACCCCGCGCCAAACCCGCCAGCACCAAAGAGGAGCCGGATCGCCGGAGTAAGTTCCAGCGGCAAGGGGACGCGTTCGCCGACGTGCTGCGCGTGGTAGCGGGGTGTCCGGAGGAGGGGCCCACCGAGGCGGGCGAACCCTTCACCGTCATGGTGACCATCACCCTCGACGACCTCAAACACGGCACCGGATACGGGCTCCTGCACGGACAGGAGTCCTACTCCGCCGCCCAATCCGGCGGATGGCCTGCGACTCCTACATCGTGCCCGCCGTCCTGGGCAGCAAAGGCGAAATCCTCGACATCGGACAACGCACCCGCACCGTACCCCTGGCCATCCGCAGAGCCTTGA
- the gcvP gene encoding aminomethyl-transferring glycine dehydrogenase: MSFATRHIGPSAAEQAKMLAECGYGSLDALVEAAVPTAIRSTGELDLPPAATEQEATAELRALAERNRPMVQMIGLGYYDTVTPSVIRRNVLESPAWYTAYTPYQPEISQGRLEALLNFQTMVADLTGLTTANASLLDESTAVAEAVLLMRRVSKSKSQRVVLDAECLPQTIAVVRTRAEALGIEVDVRDLAEDLPEDGCFGVVVQYPGASGVLREPGFYTEVGARAKQAGALYCAAADLLGLTLLTAPGEFGADLAAGTTQRFGVPMGYGGPHAGYLAVRAGLERSLPGRLVGVSVDEAGTPAYRLALQTREQHIRREKATSNICTAQVLPAVLAAMYAVYHGPDGLAAIARRVHGQAAGLAEALRTGGVEVVHQHFFDTVLARVPGRAAAVVSAAREAGINLGLVDADHVRVACDEATSGAVLRKVLVAFGAEAEPAVADALPPGLARGGEYLTHEVFHAHRSETAMLRYLRRLADQDYALDRGMIPLGSCTMKLNATTEMEPISWPEFAGLHPFAPIGDAAGYRTLVDQLCGWLAEVTGYDSVSLQPNAGSQGELAGLLAIRAYHRANGQPERDVCLIPSSAHGTNAASAVLAGMRVVVVACTANGDVDLEDLRAKAGEHANTLAAIMVTYPSTHGVYEQGIEELARIVHDAGGQVYVDGANLNALLGLAEPGRFGGDVSHLNLHKTFCIPHGGGGPGVGPVAVRAHLAPYLPNHPLLPEAGPETGVGPIAGAPFGSASILPISWAYVRMMGAAGLTEATKVAVLTANYVAARLSAHYPVLYTGQHDLVAHECILDLRALTKRTGVTVEDVAKRLIDYGFHAPTMSFPVAGTLMVEPTESEDVGELDRFCDAMIAIRKEIDDVAEGRWPVEQSPLRGAPHTAEMLAQDWDLPYDRKLAAFPQAKAKGKYWPPVRRIDGAHGDRNLVCSCPPLSAYEN; the protein is encoded by the coding sequence ATGTCGTTCGCGACGCGTCACATCGGCCCCTCCGCTGCCGAGCAGGCCAAGATGCTTGCCGAGTGCGGCTACGGCAGCCTGGACGCGCTGGTCGAGGCGGCCGTGCCGACGGCGATCCGCAGCACCGGCGAGCTGGACCTGCCGCCTGCCGCCACCGAGCAGGAGGCGACCGCCGAACTGCGCGCGCTGGCCGAGCGCAACCGGCCGATGGTGCAGATGATCGGCCTCGGCTACTACGACACCGTCACCCCCTCGGTGATCCGGCGGAACGTGCTGGAGAGCCCGGCCTGGTACACCGCGTACACGCCGTACCAGCCGGAGATCTCCCAGGGCAGGCTCGAGGCCCTACTCAACTTCCAGACCATGGTCGCCGACCTCACCGGCCTGACCACTGCCAACGCCTCGCTGCTCGACGAGTCGACCGCGGTCGCCGAGGCGGTGCTGTTGATGCGAAGGGTGTCCAAGTCGAAGTCCCAGCGGGTGGTGCTGGACGCCGAATGTCTCCCGCAGACCATTGCCGTGGTCCGCACCCGCGCCGAGGCGCTCGGGATCGAGGTGGACGTGCGGGACCTGGCCGAGGACCTGCCCGAGGACGGCTGCTTCGGCGTGGTCGTCCAGTATCCCGGCGCCTCCGGGGTGCTACGTGAGCCCGGCTTCTACACCGAGGTCGGCGCGCGGGCCAAGCAGGCTGGCGCCCTCTACTGCGCGGCGGCCGACCTGCTCGGGCTCACCCTGCTGACCGCCCCCGGCGAGTTCGGCGCCGATCTTGCCGCGGGCACCACCCAGCGGTTCGGCGTGCCGATGGGTTACGGCGGCCCGCATGCCGGTTACCTCGCCGTCCGCGCCGGACTGGAGCGCTCGCTGCCGGGCAGGCTGGTCGGCGTGTCGGTGGACGAGGCGGGCACACCGGCCTACCGGCTCGCGCTGCAGACGCGGGAGCAGCACATCCGCAGGGAGAAGGCCACCAGCAATATCTGCACCGCGCAGGTACTGCCCGCGGTGCTCGCCGCGATGTACGCCGTCTACCACGGCCCGGACGGGCTGGCGGCCATCGCGCGCCGGGTACACGGCCAGGCCGCAGGGCTGGCCGAGGCACTGCGCACCGGCGGGGTGGAGGTGGTGCACCAGCACTTCTTCGACACCGTGCTGGCCAGGGTTCCCGGCCGGGCGGCCGCGGTGGTCTCCGCGGCCAGGGAGGCCGGGATCAATCTCGGCCTTGTCGACGCCGACCATGTCCGGGTGGCCTGCGATGAGGCGACCTCCGGCGCCGTGCTGCGCAAGGTGCTCGTGGCTTTCGGGGCCGAGGCCGAGCCTGCCGTGGCCGACGCGCTCCCGCCGGGACTGGCCCGCGGCGGCGAGTACCTCACCCATGAGGTCTTCCACGCCCACCGCTCGGAGACCGCGATGCTGCGCTACCTGCGCCGGCTCGCGGACCAGGACTACGCGCTGGACCGCGGCATGATCCCGCTCGGCTCCTGCACCATGAAGCTGAACGCGACCACCGAGATGGAGCCGATCAGCTGGCCGGAGTTCGCCGGGCTGCACCCCTTCGCCCCGATCGGGGACGCCGCGGGCTACCGCACACTGGTCGACCAGCTGTGCGGGTGGCTGGCCGAGGTCACCGGGTACGACAGCGTGTCCCTGCAGCCCAACGCGGGCAGCCAGGGTGAGCTGGCTGGCCTGCTGGCTATCCGCGCCTACCATCGGGCGAATGGTCAGCCGGAGCGGGACGTCTGCCTGATCCCTTCCTCGGCGCACGGCACCAACGCCGCCTCCGCCGTACTGGCCGGGATGCGCGTGGTCGTGGTCGCCTGCACCGCGAACGGGGATGTCGACCTGGAGGACCTGCGGGCCAAGGCAGGGGAGCACGCGAACACCCTGGCCGCGATCATGGTGACCTACCCGTCCACGCACGGCGTGTACGAGCAGGGCATCGAGGAGCTCGCGCGGATCGTGCACGACGCGGGCGGGCAGGTGTACGTGGACGGGGCGAACCTGAACGCGCTGCTCGGCCTGGCTGAGCCAGGGCGGTTCGGCGGCGACGTCTCGCACCTGAACCTGCACAAGACCTTCTGCATCCCGCATGGCGGCGGTGGTCCCGGCGTCGGCCCGGTCGCGGTGCGCGCGCATCTGGCGCCCTACCTGCCCAACCACCCGCTGCTGCCGGAGGCGGGCCCGGAAACCGGGGTGGGCCCGATTGCCGGAGCCCCGTTCGGCTCGGCCTCGATCCTGCCGATCTCCTGGGCATATGTCCGGATGATGGGCGCTGCCGGGCTGACCGAAGCCACCAAGGTCGCGGTCCTCACCGCCAACTACGTGGCCGCCCGGCTGTCCGCGCACTACCCGGTGCTCTACACCGGGCAGCACGATCTGGTCGCCCACGAGTGCATCCTCGACCTGCGGGCACTGACCAAACGGACCGGGGTGACCGTGGAGGACGTGGCGAAGCGGCTGATCGACTACGGCTTCCACGCGCCGACCATGTCCTTCCCGGTGGCTGGCACCCTGATGGTGGAGCCGACCGAGAGCGAGGACGTCGGCGAGCTGGATCGTTTCTGCGATGCGATGATCGCGATCCGCAAGGAGATCGACGACGTGGCCGAGGGTCGCTGGCCGGTGGAGCAGAGCCCGCTGCGCGGCGCCCCGCACACCGCGGAGATGCTGGCCCAGGACTGGGACCTGCCCTACGACCGCAAGCTCGCCGCGTTCCCGCAGGCGAAGGCGAAGGGCAAGTACTGGCCGCCGGTGCGCCGGATCGACGGGGCGCACGGCGACCGTAACCTCGTCTGCTCCTGCCCGCCGCTTTCCGCCTACGAGAACTGA
- the gcvT gene encoding glycine cleavage system aminomethyltransferase GcvT: MTTQSPLHEVHTELGASFTDFAGWSMPVRYSSELAEHRAVRETAGQFDLSHMAEIEVTGPEAGRALNYAMVGNIAGIKVGRARYTMLCHETGGVLDDLVVYRPGEERFMVVANAGNAAVAVTELTDRARGFDAVVTDRSAETALIAVQGPRAVGILRGLLDSVELEGGLDALKYYAATPAVLGGHELLLARTGYTGEDGFELFCPAGEAPAVWRLVAEAGEPDGLLPAGLACRDTLRLEAGMPLYGNELTVRLTPFEANLGRLVKFDKSGDFVGRTALEKHGEPEQVLVGLRGTGRRAPRHGYRVLDGEQEVGEVTSGALSPTLGHPVAMAYLPPRLSEPGTGLSVDIRGRLEPVEVVALPFYKRAK; this comes from the coding sequence ATGACCACGCAGTCTCCACTGCACGAGGTGCACACCGAGCTCGGTGCCTCGTTCACCGACTTCGCCGGCTGGTCCATGCCGGTGCGGTACTCCAGCGAGCTCGCCGAACACAGGGCGGTCCGGGAGACCGCGGGCCAGTTCGACCTCTCGCATATGGCCGAGATCGAGGTGACCGGCCCGGAAGCAGGGCGCGCGCTGAACTACGCCATGGTCGGCAACATCGCCGGTATCAAGGTGGGCAGGGCCCGCTACACCATGCTGTGCCACGAGACCGGCGGCGTGCTGGACGACCTGGTCGTCTACCGCCCCGGTGAGGAACGGTTCATGGTGGTGGCCAACGCGGGCAACGCGGCGGTGGCCGTGACCGAGCTGACCGACCGGGCCCGCGGGTTCGACGCCGTGGTCACCGACCGCTCGGCGGAGACCGCCCTGATCGCCGTGCAGGGCCCCCGGGCCGTCGGCATCCTCCGTGGCCTGCTGGACTCGGTCGAGCTGGAGGGCGGCCTGGACGCGCTGAAGTACTACGCCGCCACCCCCGCGGTGCTGGGCGGGCACGAGCTGCTGCTGGCCCGCACCGGCTACACCGGTGAGGACGGCTTCGAGCTGTTCTGCCCCGCGGGCGAGGCGCCCGCCGTCTGGCGGCTGGTGGCCGAGGCCGGTGAACCGGACGGCCTGCTGCCCGCCGGGCTGGCCTGCCGGGACACCCTGCGGCTGGAGGCAGGCATGCCGCTGTACGGCAACGAGCTGACCGTCCGGCTGACCCCGTTCGAGGCGAACCTCGGCAGGCTGGTGAAATTCGACAAATCGGGTGACTTCGTCGGGCGCACCGCGCTGGAGAAGCACGGCGAACCCGAGCAGGTGCTGGTCGGCCTGCGTGGCACCGGGCGCAGGGCGCCGCGGCACGGTTACCGTGTCCTCGACGGTGAGCAGGAGGTCGGCGAGGTGACCAGCGGGGCGCTGTCCCCGACGCTGGGACACCCCGTCGCGATGGCCTACCTGCCGCCCCGGCTGAGCGAGCCGGGCACCGGCCTCTCCGTCGACATCCGGGGCCGCCTCGAACCGGTCGAGGTCGTCGCCCTGCCCTTCTACAAGCGCGCGAAGTGA
- the gcvH gene encoding glycine cleavage system protein GcvH, translating to MSNIPENLSYTKEHEWLSAADGVATVGITSFAAESLGDIVFVQLPEVGDNITAGEPCGEIESTKSVSELYAPVTGEVVEINEAAADAPEVINSDPYEQGWLFRVRTESMPELLDAQEYSKVVEEGE from the coding sequence ATGAGCAACATCCCGGAGAACCTGAGCTACACCAAGGAGCACGAGTGGCTGAGCGCCGCGGACGGCGTGGCCACCGTCGGCATCACCTCCTTCGCCGCGGAGTCCCTCGGCGACATCGTGTTCGTGCAGCTGCCCGAGGTCGGGGACAACATCACCGCGGGTGAGCCCTGTGGCGAGATCGAGTCCACCAAGTCGGTGAGCGAGCTGTACGCCCCGGTCACCGGCGAGGTCGTGGAGATCAACGAGGCCGCAGCGGACGCGCCCGAAGTGATCAACTCCGACCCCTACGAGCAGGGCTGGCTGTTCCGCGTGCGCACCGAGAGCATGCCGGAACTGCTGGACGCGCAGGAGTACTCGAAGGTCGTCGAGGAAGGAGAGTGA